The bacterium nucleotide sequence GAGGGAGATCACCCATTTTCTTCAGACTGAGCATATCTTACGGGGTTATCAAGAAGTGGTCATCCCCCATCTGGCCAGAGAAGAGTTATGGCGAACCTCCGGTCATACAGAATATTACCGGGAAAACATGTATTTTTTGGAGGTAGAAAAGACTTCTTACGTCTTGAAACCGATGAACTGTCCCGGCCATATTCTTATCTACCAGAATAAGACCCGTAGTTACAAGGATCTACCCCTGCGCTATTTTGAATTAGGCACTGTCTACCGGTATGAACGGAGTGGTGTTTTACACGGACTGCTCAGGGTAAGGGGATTTACCCAGGATGATGCCCATATCTTTTGTACCCCTGATCAATTAATAAGTGAAATACATGGTGTAATCGACTTTGCCCTTGATATGCTTCGACTTTTCGGCTTCAAGGAGTATGAGGTCTATCTTTCCACCAGACCGGATAAGTATGTAGGGACAGCGGAAAATTGGGATAAGGCCACCTCATCGCTGGCAGAGGCCCTGACCCAGCATGGGTTAAGATACGAAATAGATGAGGGCGAGGGTGTTTTTTATGGCCCCAAGATTGACATAAAACTCAAAGATGCCCTTGGTCGGGCCTGGCAAGGCCCGACCGTTCAGGTAGACTTTAACCTCCCCCAACGATTTGATCTGGGTTATATAGGGCCTGATGGAGAAAAACACCAACCGGTTATGATACATAGAGTTGTTCTGGGCAGCCTGGAGCGTTTTATAGGCGCCTTGATAGAACATTATGCCGGGCGTTTCCCTACCTGGCTGGCCCCGGTTCAAGTCGCTATTTTGCCTATTGCCGACCGCCATCAGGCCTATGCTGAAGAGGTGAAAAACACCCTACTTAAAGAAGGAGTCAGGGGTGAAGTAGATAGACGCCAGGAGAAAATTGGGGCTAAGATCCGGGAGGCAGAGGTAAATAAGATTCCTTATATGCTGGTAGTGGGAGATAAAGAAGTTGAAGCCGACACCGTTAATATTCGTCATCGGGGCCGGCAAAATTTAGGGACCAAATCGTGCCAGGACTTCCTGAGGCATATTCAAATCGAAATAAGCGAAAAAAGGGTTGACATTTAAACTTAGATGTGGTATAAGATAATTATCAATTAAAAATACAGGGGGTGATTAATAATTACCAACAGAGGGGTGAGGGTTAACAAGCCGGTTGGGGTGAGGATTAATAACCGGATTCGAGCCCATGAAGTCCGTCTTATTAGTGAAGAGGGCGAACAAGTAGGTATACTTTCTCTGAAGGATGCCCTGGAAAAGGCATCCGAGTCGGGACTTGATCTGGTAGAGGTTTCCCCGGAAAGTTCTCCTCCGGTCTGCCGTATTATGGACTACGGAAAATATCTTTATGACCAGAAAAAACGGGGGAAGGAAGGCAAGAAACGACAACGGGTTATTCACCTGAAGGAAATAAAGATGCGCCCTAAGATTAGTGAACATGACTATCAATTTAAGACGCGTCACGCTCAACGTTTCCTGGAGGCAGGAGATAAGGCTAAAGTGACCATTATGTTTCGGGGTCGGGAGATGGCTCACACAGAGTTAGGTAAGCGTCTTCTTGATCGGCTGGCTGAGGATTTAGCTGAAATAAGTGTGGTAGAACGCAGCCCTACTCAGGAAGGGAAAAATATGGTGATGATCCTGGCGCCGGGTAAACACTGACTTATCATCAGAAGATAGAGGCCAAAAGACAGAGGACAGATTAAATCTGGTGTCTGACCTCTGATCTCTGCTGACATTGGTAAAATAAAAGGAGAACCATTATGCCTAAGATAAAAAGCAATAGAGGAGCTCACAAGCGGTTTAGAGCCACGGCTACCGGTAAGATTAAAAGAAAACGAGCTTACCATTCCCATATCTTAACTAAGAAGTCGCCAAAACGAAAGAGGACTTTAAGAAGTCCTCATATGGTAAATACGGTTGATAAGAAAAACATACGGCAACTGTTGCCGTATGTGTGAATATCAATTATCGCAGATAGGCTAAAGGCTGAAGGCTGAGGTTCAATAGCCTTCAGTCTTCAGCCTAAACACCTGAGTAGTTACTTATTCAATTACAAAGGTAATTATTCAGCCACTGATTGACACGGATTAGCACGGATAAAATAGAATGAGTTTAAAATATGGAAAATAACAGAGGATATTATCAGAGGAGCATTTGAAGTTTACAATGTTCTCGGTTATGGCTTTTGGAAAAAAGTTCGACCTGCATGGTTAGGGTTGTAGACTACCGACGCTGAAAGCGTCAAATTTTAAATAGCCTACGGAAGATAAATACACCCGCAACGCTCGACCCTGCAAGGGTCGAATATTATCCATCACATAGAATTCAACCCTTTCAGGGTTGAGCTGTGGTAGATGTTTCGTTTCCGCAGGTTTCACCTGTAGTTATGTAAAATTCAAACCTTTCAGGTTTAAGGAGAATTGCTTGTAATTTCTAACCATACAGGTCGAAAAAGTTTATCAAAAAGCATTACAAGATTGAATTATTACAACGGAAACATTCAGGAGAATTGGAATATCCAATATTAAAAAAATCAGTGTCTTATCCGTGTAAATCTGTGGCTGAATAGTTACTTACAAAGGAGTACGGCTATGTCGAGAGTAAAATCGAATGTGGCCAGCCGAAAGAGGCGAAAGCAGATTTTGAAGCTGGCTAAGGGATTTAGAGGAGCAAAAAGCCGGTCTTACCGGTTCGCTAAGGAGATGGTTACTCACAGCTTAGTTGATGCTTATCGGGATCGAAAGGCCCGAAAGCGGGAGATAAGAAAGCTGTGGATTATCAGGATAAATGCGGCGGCAAGACAAAATGGACTTTCTTACAGCCGATTTATGAATGGCTTAAAGGAAGCCGATATCGGACTTGACAGAAAGATGCTGGCTCATTTGGCGGTGACCGATAAAAATGTTTTTTCCCAATTAGCGGAAGCAGCTAAGGCAAGTTTAAAGGGGTGATTTAGCGTCTTAGGGGCTGAGTAGTTACTGAATTCTGAATTCGGGGAGGAGGAGGGCTGCTTTTTTAAGTCATAGTAGGCAATAATACTGGAAAGAGCGAGGGCGCTGGCCCCGATGGCCAGCCAGTCTTTCTCCTCTAACTTCACGGAAGAACCTTCTTTGAGCCATTCTATACCCCCCACAATAAGAAAACTATGGAAGACCGTTAAAGGAAGGGAGACACAAAAGACGATCTCAAATCTCCTGGCCGGGTGTTCTTCTGCCCGGCTAAAGGCAGGACAAACAAGGATAGTTAATAAAACCGCCATAGCCACAAGCCGCTTCATTATTTCTTCTCTTTAGATATCTTAAACAAAGCCCCCAGCCCGGATACCTTCTCGGCCTTTGTTTCAGCGGCCGCCCTGATATTTTCACGCTGAATCTCTTCGTAAACCTCCTTGCGGTGGACAGGCACATGCCGGGGGGCAGTGATGCCTAATTTGACCTGATCGCCGTGAACATCGACTATTATTACCTCTACCTCGTCACCAATCATAATGCTTTGATCACGTTTCCTGGCCAAAACTAACATAACTTATTCCCCCCTCTCTCTTCACCCTTGTCACTATCAGCCCACGCCTGCATCTCTTGGATAATATAGTGACGAACTGAATATTGGGGGTTGTTTGATATCATTTGTTTGGATTGTTTGGTCCTGGGATTAATAACGAGCGGCCCCTGGAGGTTGGCTGTCATCAGAGAAGGATCATCAGGGATAACCACAATAGACAGGATAACCGCCTTTGAAGGGTCGGCCAGGCCAATCGAATCCAGGTCGCTTTTGTTTACATCCAGGGTATAATCAGGACGAAATTCATAGGGAGAAATGACCACGAAGGCCAAATCCGCCCGGTCCACTGATTGAAACCACTTAAATGGCCCGCCTCCCTCGCTGTTTAAGATAACATATCTGGTAAGCCTTGGAAAACCAATGATCCCTTCTTTAACCTCGATTATACTCTCCTCAGCGATTTCTATTTCACCAAAGGGTTTCGTTGTAATCCTCAATCTAATCCCTTCCTTCCTCTGTTTTGAGAATAACATACTGGGAATAATCACCCCGCCGTATCTTGAACAAGATCTCCTCACCTTTAGACACTTCACCTAAGGCATCTTCGTAATCCTTCGAGTTTCGTATCCTTCTTTGATTTATCTTTTGAATCAAATCTCCCTCTTTAAGACCGGCCTGCTCAGCCGGTCCCCATGGTTCAATATTTGAAATAATTACCCCCTGCTCACCTTCATAGCCAAATCGAGAGGCCAGTTCAGAAGTAAGATTCTGAACCCTGAGACCAAGCTCAATCTCTGATTTCTTTTCTCTGCTCTCTTTCCGGGAAAGAGCCGTTATATCTTCAGGCTGCTCTCCAATCTTGACCCTGACGATCTCCTCTTTTCCATTTCTGACCACCTTTAATTCGACTGTTTTCCCTACTTTAAAATCCGCGACCATATTTCGAAGTTGATTAAGCTCGGTCACCTTTTGGCCGTCAATCTCAACTACGAGGTCATCAGGTTTTATGCCGGCCCGCTCGGCTGGCCCATCCTTCACTACATCGACAATAAGGACACCCTCTCTTCCCTTCAGGCCAAGTTTATCGGCCAACTCCGGAATCAACTCCTGAATAATCACTCCCAACCAACCCCGGACAACCTTACCGTGGCCGATCAGATCTTCCATTACCTTTTTGGCCATATTAATCGGGATAGCAAAACCAATTCCCTGGTAACCTCCGGACGTGGTGGATATAGCTGTATTTATGCCTATTACCTCTCCCTCCAGGTTGAGCAGCGGCCCCCCTGAATTGCCCGGATTTATGGCGGCATCGGTCTGAATAAAGTTTTCATAATCGGCCACCCCTACTTGAGACCTCCCCTTAGCCGAAACTATCCCGGCGGTTACTGTCTGGCTTAATTCAAAGGGGGAGCCTATGGCGATCACCCATTCGCCCACCTCAATCTTATCCGAATCTCCCAGCCTGGCTACCGGTAGATTATTATCTTCAATCTTGATTACCGCTACATCTGTTTTCTCATCTTTACCCACTACTTCACCGGTAAATTTCCTCTGGTCACCAAGAATAACGGTAATCTTATCAGCATCTTTAATCACATGATTATTGGTCAGGATATGTCCGTTTCGGTTGACAATTACCCCTGAACCCAGACTTCTCTGACGATACTCTCGGTGAGGAGAAGGAGAGAAAAATTGGTTAAAAAAATCATCCCCGAAAAAATCACGAAAAGGTCCCTCGTAGAAAAAGAAGGGTGTGCCGCTGCCTCTTATGACCCTTTCCGTGGAGATATTGACCACCGCCGGTGTTACCTCTTTGGCTATCTGGGTGAATGCCTTACTAAGGCCGCGCAGGGCCTTTATCTCATCACTGGAAATGGCGGATTTATCCCCGGCAGGATTAATCTCCCCGTTCGTTTCCGGGGTAAGATTAAGCCAGGAGGCAATAATTACCCCCACTATCACGGCCGCTAATGCCAGCAGGCTAATCCGAATCTTCATTTCCTTTCACCTTCCCTTTGCTTAATTACTTATCTGCCTCTCATTATACTTCCCAGAGATGCTCATGTCAAGAAAAATCTTTCCGCAATTGGACAACCTGTGGTGGAACAATTACCTCAGGCGAATTAGGGTCATAAACTAACCTTCCCATTGGCCGGATACGTAATGCCCCTTTCTCTGCCAGACGAATACGCTCTTTCGCCTCTTACACATACTCAGGAATGATCTCAGCACCGATGGCTTTTCGGTTGTGCATCAAGGAGGCGATAGCAGCCTATAGACAATTTTTCTGTCAAGTTAAAACTGACCCCTTTTTATTTTCCTTGACAGAATAACGGGGAGAAGTTATAATGAAAAATCGTAACTACTTTCAGCCTTCAGCCTATTTACCTGAGTAGTTACTATCATTTAATATAAGGAGAATGAATGGCTATGTCAGTAACGGTAAAACATAAGAAATTGAAAAACTGGGTTCAAGAAATCGCTGAATTGTGCCGGCCTGATTCCATTTACTGGTGTGATGGAACTAAAGAGGAATACGACCTTATGATGGCCTTAATGGTTAAAAACGGTGGAGCTACCCCTTTGCCAAAACGGCCAAACAGTTTCTTGTTCCGTTCAGATCCCAGTGACGTGGCCAGGGTTGAGGACCGAACTTATATAAGCACCCCCACTCAGGATGAAGCCGGACCGACCAATAACTGGATTGATCCGGTTGAGCTTAAGAAAATAATGACTGAATTGTATGCTGGATGCATAAAAGGAAGGACCTTGTATGTAATTCCTTTCTCAATGGGGCCTATCGGCTCACCCATCTCTAAAATCGGCGTGGAGTTAACCGATAGCCCTTATGTGGTCTGTAATATGCATATTATGACCAGGGTGGGGACAAAAGTCCTCGAAGTTCTCGGCACCGAGGGAGAATATATACCTTGTCTGCATTCCATCGGCGTGCCACTGACCGAAGGTCGGAGAGATGTGCCCTGGCCCTGTGCCCCCATAGAGAAAAAATACATCAGCCATTTCCCTCAAGAAAATCTTATCTGGTCTTTTGGGTCGGGTTATGGTGGAAATGCCTTACTGGGGAAAAAGTGTCTGGCTTTGCGGATCGCTTCTGCCATGGCCAAACGTGAAGGATGGATGGCTGAGCATATGCTGATCCTTCGGTTGACGAATCCCGCCGGCCGACGGTTCCATATTGCCGCCGCCTTTCCTTCAGCCTGTGGGAAAACCAATCTGGCCATGCTCGAACCCACGATTGAAGGATGGAAATGTGAATGTATTGGAGATGACATTGCCTGGATGAAAATCGGGAATGACGGCAGACTGTATGCGATCAATCCGGAATCGGGATTCTTTGGAGTGGCTCCCGGGACATCCTATGATTCTAATCCCATGGCCATGGATACCCTCAAAGAAAACTGTATCTTCACTAATTGTGCCCTTACCGATGATGGCGATATCTGGTGGGAAGGGTTTGATGATGAACCGCCTAGCCATGCTATCGACTGGAAAGGGAAAGACTGGACACCCGATAGCGACCAGCCGGCTGCCCATCCCAATGCCCGTTTTACGGCGCCGGCCAGCCAATGTCCGGTAATCTGTCCCGACTGGGAAGATCCAAAAGGGGTGCCTATCGATATTTTTGTATTCGGCGGCCGGAGAGCTAGTGTGGTTCCCCTCGTAAGTAAAGCCTATAACTGGGATCATGGGGTATTTCTTGGGGCTACGGCTGCTTCTGAAACTACGGCCGCCAATATCGGCGCGGTGGGCAATCTTCGCCGGGACCCTTTTGCCATGAAACCTTTCTGCGGCTATCATATGGGCGATTACTTCCAGCATTGGTTTGATATGGGTGACAAACTTGGCGCTAAAGCGCCCCAAATATTCTATGTCAACTGGTTCCGTAAGAGCTTTGAAGGAAAATGGTTATGGCCGGGATTCGGAGAGAACAGCCGTGTTCTTAAATGGATGTGTGAACAGATAGAGGGGAAAGCAGGTGCGGTGGAAACCCCCATAGGTCTGCTTCCCAGGAAAGAAGACCTTGATCTGACCGGGCTGAACATCGATAATGACGATGTGGAAGAATTGTTGCGGATCGATGTTGATGCCTGGCGAGCAGAACTTCCCGATATAGAAAAACATTTTAATCAGTTCGGCCGCCATCTTCCACCGCGTCTTAAGGTTCAACTGGAAGATCTTCGGAAACGCCTGAAGTAATATCGCGGCTCGATGCTCGATCCTCGATACTCGATATTCGATATTCGATGCGGGTAAAGGATCCAATATCGAGCATTGAGCATCGAGCATCGAGTTATGTTTTTTGCTTTTTAGGTTTAGCCGCCGGGAATAGGATATTATTAAGGATGAGTCTGTAGCCGGGGGAATTTTTATGCAGTTCCAGTCTGGTAGGCTCATCACCTACGGCGTGTTGGTAGTCCTCCGGGTCATGTCCGGCCAGAAAAGTAAAGGTCCCCTTACCTTTGTTCCCGTGAATGTATTTCACCTTAGGTGAATTCTGGATATCCCCTAAGATGGTCACCTCCGGCTTTATGGTTGGTCGGTTAAAAAAAGTTGTCTGGCCCATAAAACCTTTCACCAGAAAGGTATGATTCTGGGTAAGCATAGTGGGGATGGGGTCATATTTGGCTGAAAATTCAAAGAGGGTAAAGGCATCGTAGACCGGTCCCTTAGCGTTATTGTAATCACTGAGGTCAATATTAGAATGCTCGTAAACCAGGGGATCCATTTCGAGGGTAAAATTGGTAAAAGCAAAGGTCTTTGAGAAGGCTAATCTTTGTTGAGCCCCTGGATCAACCGGATCGTGATCGAGTTCCGGAGGGACAATATCAATTCCTTCAGCCGCCAGGGCAATATCAAGGGTATCGGTGGCCGAACACATGGCAAACAGAAAACCACCATCATAGACGTAATCCCTGATAGCCCTGGCTACGGCACCCTTGTGCTCGGGGACAGAATTGTACCCGGCTTCCCGCGCGGCTCGTTCAAATTCTAACATCTGCTGTTGATACCACGCCGCGTGGCGGTAAGCGGCATAAAACTTTCCGTATTGCCCGCTAAAATCTTCGTGGTGCAGATGAAGCCAGTCATATTTCACCAATTCACCCCGTAAGATTTCTTTGTCCCAAAGAGTATCGTAAGGTATCTCAGCATAACTAAGGGCCAGGGTTACGGCATCATCCCACAGTTCACGGCTGGGCGGGGTATAGACGGCTATCTTGGGGGCCTTCTCCAGCAGGATGACCTCCATATTTTCCTCTTCAATCCGGTTGTATATCTGGTTAGCCCCCGAAAAATCAAGGGCTTCATAAGAAACGCCCATTACCATAGCCCACTCTATGACCTTGGGGGATTCATCCACCATAAAAGAGCCGCCCCGGAAGTTAAGCAGCCATTCCACATTTAGTCCTGCCTTGTCCAGGCACCAATAGGCCAGACCATAGGCCCGGAGGTGATCTGTTTGAACATCATCCATGGGGATAAGAATCTTTCCCGATGAAGCCGAAAGACCCGCAGGGATAAAGAGAATCAACATAATTGATAATAATGCTATTAGTTTTCTGATCATTTTAAGAAATTTTTTCTCACAAGCCAAGACAGTAACAAACAGCAGTTTCAATCTTTTCTAACACTTCAGCGGTAACTTTGCCGGCTGGTTTTTCTGGAAATCGCTTAGGATCTAATGAACGAATTTGAAAACATAAGAATACTGTTTCCCACGGCAGCCCACTTTCTTCAGGCAATACACGAACATTGGTGGGGTAATCACGAGAGATATTTTCACCTTTTGTCCCAACAACAACCGTCACTACAAGAGGTAATTTATTGATATCATCTATGGATAAAACCAGGACAGGCCGGTGACCTGCCTGCTCTCGTCCCTCTACAGGATTCAAGTTGACAAAATAAATTTCTCCTCGATGAGTAGCCATCATTTGCTCTCCAGTCCATCCACTTCTGTTATGGCGAACTCCTGATTAATCTTTTTTAACTCAGCTTGAATCTCAGGATCTGAGGACATGGTCATAAGTTGGCTTTCAAAAGTAGACGGTTCAGGTAGGTCTCTTTTTATTGAACCTTCCCGTAAATGATGAGCCAGCTTCTCAATCAACCATAATTGCTCTTTACGAGATAATTGACTGATCGTCTCCTCAATTTGATTTAAAACAGGTGAAGGCATAGTCTTCCTCCTTTGGGATAAAGAGAATCAGAATAATTGACGATAAGATTATCGGGTTGTTAGTCATTGGTTATTTGGTCGTAACTACTCAGGTGGGTAGACTGAAAGCTGAAGTTCAATTATCCCGCAATGTTCGAATCAAGCAATTTAAGACCTATTCACGCGGATAGGCTGTAAAAGCTGTCCCTAAAAGCCTTCAGTCTCTCCACCTGAGTAGTTACATTTGGTCAGTAATGGGTATATTATACCGCATCTTATCTTAAATGTCAAGGGGTTTCCATGAATTTGAGGGATATTCCATCCGCCACCCCGGGTACCCACGAAGTGGGTGCGCCATCCGCCATTCACCATATCCTGCTCCAGATTTATGAGAGATTACACACGGTGTATGGTCCTCAGGGGTGGTGGCCAGGGGAGAGCCAATTTGAAATCATTATTGGCGCGATTTTAACCCAAAACACTAATTGGACCAATGTGGAGCGAGCCATAAAGAACCTTAAGGCCAAGGGGAGGCTTACCCCAGATGAGCTGTTTAAGATCGAAATTCAGGAACTGGCTGAGTTAATCAGGCCATCTGGCTATTTTAACATTAAGGCTAAGCGGCTCAAAGAGTTTATCCACTTTCTCTTCAACCGTTATAAGGGTTCCCTCAGCCAGATGTATGAGCAGCCAATGGAAAGTCTTCGGAATGAACTCCTCAATGTCAAAGGGATAGGCCATGAAACAGCCGATTCCATTCTCCTTTATGGCGGCGATCTGCCCATCTTTGTGGTTGATGCTTACACCAGACGGATATTTGTCCGCCTGAGGCTGTTGCCTGAAAAGGTTTCTTATGCAGAGACCCAAAAATTCTTCATGGCCCATCTCCCTCAAGATGTTAATCTCTACAATGAATATCATGCCCTTATCGTTAGATGGGGTAAAGAAGCCTGCCAGCCAAAGCCAAAATGTGAGCTTTGTCCACTCAGCGAAAAAACTAAGAGGCTGTCTGAAAAGTCCCGTTAGGGACGTAATGTTTATAGACATGAACGCCCACCGTTATTTTTAGCCCCGTTAGGGGCGACATGTTCGCTTTGCTAAGTTTACTTCTTGAACATTTCGCTCCTAACGGAGCTTGGGTTTATGAGAAAAACGGCTACTATAAACATTTTGCCCCTCCGGGGCTGATTAACGCATCAACTTTTCAGACACGCTCTAAATAATTACTTTTTTGTTTACAAGTTATTAAAGATGTGCTATATTTGGTATGGTTCAAAATAGGGTAACACTTGGGAGACGGGTGTCTGGTCGTCTGGTAAATGGTACCCTGGTACTTATAAGACTACCAATTACCGAAAAGGAAGGAGAGAATAAATGGATATAACCCAAGCCGTCAAGATAATTAGTATGTTAGTGGGGATGTTAGTGCCCCTAATCGGGTTTGTCTGGTGGTTGCATGGAAAGTTTTCTGTTCTGGAAAAGAAGATAACAGAGACCGATATCACTTTGGGAAAGAAGATAACCGAGATCGAGAACGATTTAGGAAAAAAGATCACCGAGACCGATAATGCCTTGGGAAAGAAGATAACCGAGATCAATAGCGCTTTGGAAAAGAAGATAACCGAGACCCGCCAGGTCCTTGAGCAAAAGATAAGAGATACCAATAACATTATGGGAATCATGTGCAATGTCATAAGGGGTATAGTAAAAACTAATGAAACTATTGTATCTGTTCTGGTGGAAACAAAGCTTGTTTCCCCTAACCAACAAACAAAACTTTTTGGACATCAAGTTGAGGTTCAACAAAGTATCCTGGGGGAGACCACAAATTGGCTTGAAGGCAAAACTAATCCGATCCCCCGGAGTGAAGCGGATAGGTTTAAGAAGTATGTGGATATGCTGAGGAATAAAGAGAAATTTTCGGTGGAAGAGGCCAAAGATTTTCAGACTATAATTTATAAGCTGTATGATGAAGCAGACTTAGATGCAGATGCACCCTGGAACTCCCTTTTAACAATAGGCAGGTTAGCCGCATTTGCTCTGGGAATGGCTTTAAGAGAAGAAAGCGAACAAAGCGAAAAGGAGGCGGCGAAATGATTATTGTTTTAAGGCCTGAGGCTACGCCGGCTGAGATCGATCATATTGTGGAGAAGACAAAGGAGAAGGGGTTGAAACCATTTGTGACGAGGGGAGTAGAGCGAACCATCGTTGGTCTGATTGGAGATGAACGGATTTTAGCTACCTGGGACCTGGAAAATATCCCTGGGGTAGAGAAGGTCCTGCCAGTATTAAAGCCATTTAAATTGGCTAGTCTCGACTTCAACCCGGAAAGAACAAAGATTAAGATAGGTCAGGCCACTATTGGGGATAATCAGATAACGGTTATAGCCGGGCCATGTGCGGTAGAAAGTGAATCCCAAATCGTGGAGACAGCCAGGATGGTAAAGGAGGCCGGAGCGCACATGATTAGAGGCGGGGCCTTTAAGCCCAGGACTTCACCCTACAGCTTCCAGGGTCTGGCTGAGGAAGGTCTTAAATGCCTGGCTAAGGCCAAAGAAGAGACGGGTTTGCCAGTGGTGACCGAGGTTATGGATACCCGTGATGTTGCCCTGGTAAACCAATATGCAGATGTGGTTCAGATAGGCGCAAGAAATATGCAGAATTTTGCCCTCTTAAAAGAAGTAGGCAAGTATTCAAAGCCTGTTTTGCTTAAGAGAGGGCTGTCAAACACGATGGAAGAACTTCTTATGTCAGCCGAATATATTATGTCTGAAGGAAATATGCAGGTCATGTTGTGTGAACGGGGGATCAGGACCTTT carries:
- a CDS encoding type II toxin-antitoxin system PemK/MazF family toxin; this encodes MATHRGEIYFVNLNPVEGREQAGHRPVLVLSIDDINKLPLVVTVVVGTKGENISRDYPTNVRVLPEESGLPWETVFLCFQIRSLDPKRFPEKPAGKVTAEVLEKIETAVCYCLGL
- a CDS encoding DegQ family serine endoprotease, whose amino-acid sequence is MKIRISLLALAAVIVGVIIASWLNLTPETNGEINPAGDKSAISSDEIKALRGLSKAFTQIAKEVTPAVVNISTERVIRGSGTPFFFYEGPFRDFFGDDFFNQFFSPSPHREYRQRSLGSGVIVNRNGHILTNNHVIKDADKITVILGDQRKFTGEVVGKDEKTDVAVIKIEDNNLPVARLGDSDKIEVGEWVIAIGSPFELSQTVTAGIVSAKGRSQVGVADYENFIQTDAAINPGNSGGPLLNLEGEVIGINTAISTTSGGYQGIGFAIPINMAKKVMEDLIGHGKVVRGWLGVIIQELIPELADKLGLKGREGVLIVDVVKDGPAERAGIKPDDLVVEIDGQKVTELNQLRNMVADFKVGKTVELKVVRNGKEEIVRVKIGEQPEDITALSRKESREKKSEIELGLRVQNLTSELASRFGYEGEQGVIISNIEPWGPAEQAGLKEGDLIQKINQRRIRNSKDYEDALGEVSKGEEILFKIRRGDYSQYVILKTEEGRD
- the infC gene encoding translation initiation factor IF-3, which gives rise to MRVNKPVGVRINNRIRAHEVRLISEEGEQVGILSLKDALEKASESGLDLVEVSPESSPPVCRIMDYGKYLYDQKKRGKEGKKRQRVIHLKEIKMRPKISEHDYQFKTRHAQRFLEAGDKAKVTIMFRGREMAHTELGKRLLDRLAEDLAEISVVERSPTQEGKNMVMILAPGKH
- the rpmI gene encoding 50S ribosomal protein L35; the protein is MPKIKSNRGAHKRFRATATGKIKRKRAYHSHILTKKSPKRKRTLRSPHMVNTVDKKNIRQLLPYV
- a CDS encoding asparagine synthetase B, which gives rise to MLILFIPAGLSASSGKILIPMDDVQTDHLRAYGLAYWCLDKAGLNVEWLLNFRGGSFMVDESPKVIEWAMVMGVSYEALDFSGANQIYNRIEEENMEVILLEKAPKIAVYTPPSRELWDDAVTLALSYAEIPYDTLWDKEILRGELVKYDWLHLHHEDFSGQYGKFYAAYRHAAWYQQQMLEFERAAREAGYNSVPEHKGAVARAIRDYVYDGGFLFAMCSATDTLDIALAAEGIDIVPPELDHDPVDPGAQQRLAFSKTFAFTNFTLEMDPLVYEHSNIDLSDYNNAKGPVYDAFTLFEFSAKYDPIPTMLTQNHTFLVKGFMGQTTFFNRPTIKPEVTILGDIQNSPKVKYIHGNKGKGTFTFLAGHDPEDYQHAVGDEPTRLELHKNSPGYRLILNNILFPAAKPKKQKT
- a CDS encoding flagellar assembly protein FliW, whose protein sequence is MRITTKPFGEIEIAEESIIEVKEGIIGFPRLTRYVILNSEGGGPFKWFQSVDRADLAFVVISPYEFRPDYTLDVNKSDLDSIGLADPSKAVILSIVVIPDDPSLMTANLQGPLVINPRTKQSKQMISNNPQYSVRHYIIQEMQAWADSDKGEERGGNKLC
- the rplT gene encoding 50S ribosomal protein L20; translation: MSRVKSNVASRKRRKQILKLAKGFRGAKSRSYRFAKEMVTHSLVDAYRDRKARKREIRKLWIIRINAAARQNGLSYSRFMNGLKEADIGLDRKMLAHLAVTDKNVFSQLAEAAKASLKG
- the thrS gene encoding threonine--tRNA ligase, translated to MPEINIILPDGSSKKYSKGTTSAQVAADIGRSLAKAALAAKFNGELIDLNLPLEREGRLEILTFDNEEGKAIYRHSASHILASAVVDLFPHVKLGIGPSIQDGFYYDFDFGEIHLSEDDLSKIEKKAAEIIAADLPFKRILMPHSEAESSLKKKESSYKLEILEGIEDDQVSFYQQGSFIDLCRGPHVPSTGAIKAFKLLNISGAYWRGDESRPMLTRIYGTAFPDQEALARYISLLEEAKARDHRNLGRELDLFHIYEEAGAGMIYYHPKGAVIRREITHFLQTEHILRGYQEVVIPHLAREELWRTSGHTEYYRENMYFLEVEKTSYVLKPMNCPGHILIYQNKTRSYKDLPLRYFELGTVYRYERSGVLHGLLRVRGFTQDDAHIFCTPDQLISEIHGVIDFALDMLRLFGFKEYEVYLSTRPDKYVGTAENWDKATSSLAEALTQHGLRYEIDEGEGVFYGPKIDIKLKDALGRAWQGPTVQVDFNLPQRFDLGYIGPDGEKHQPVMIHRVVLGSLERFIGALIEHYAGRFPTWLAPVQVAILPIADRHQAYAEEVKNTLLKEGVRGEVDRRQEKIGAKIREAEVNKIPYMLVVGDKEVEADTVNIRHRGRQNLGTKSCQDFLRHIQIEISEKRVDI
- the csrA gene encoding carbon storage regulator CsrA encodes the protein MLVLARKRDQSIMIGDEVEVIIVDVHGDQVKLGITAPRHVPVHRKEVYEEIQRENIRAAAETKAEKVSGLGALFKISKEKK
- a CDS encoding phosphoenolpyruvate carboxykinase (GTP), producing MSVTVKHKKLKNWVQEIAELCRPDSIYWCDGTKEEYDLMMALMVKNGGATPLPKRPNSFLFRSDPSDVARVEDRTYISTPTQDEAGPTNNWIDPVELKKIMTELYAGCIKGRTLYVIPFSMGPIGSPISKIGVELTDSPYVVCNMHIMTRVGTKVLEVLGTEGEYIPCLHSIGVPLTEGRRDVPWPCAPIEKKYISHFPQENLIWSFGSGYGGNALLGKKCLALRIASAMAKREGWMAEHMLILRLTNPAGRRFHIAAAFPSACGKTNLAMLEPTIEGWKCECIGDDIAWMKIGNDGRLYAINPESGFFGVAPGTSYDSNPMAMDTLKENCIFTNCALTDDGDIWWEGFDDEPPSHAIDWKGKDWTPDSDQPAAHPNARFTAPASQCPVICPDWEDPKGVPIDIFVFGGRRASVVPLVSKAYNWDHGVFLGATAASETTAANIGAVGNLRRDPFAMKPFCGYHMGDYFQHWFDMGDKLGAKAPQIFYVNWFRKSFEGKWLWPGFGENSRVLKWMCEQIEGKAGAVETPIGLLPRKEDLDLTGLNIDNDDVEELLRIDVDAWRAELPDIEKHFNQFGRHLPPRLKVQLEDLRKRLK